The following DNA comes from Candidatus Binataceae bacterium.
ACAATCCCGCCCATCAGGAGGATGGGGATGAAGACCGCGCACAGCGAGATGCTGATCGAGAAAACGGTAAAGCCGATATTGCGCGCTCCCAGTAACGCCGCCTGCATAGGCCGGTACCCGTCTTCGAGGTAACGATTGATGTTCTCGACCACCACGATCGCATCATCGACCACAAAGCCGGTGGCGATGGTCAGTGCCATCAGTGACAGGTTGTCCAAGCTGTAACCCAGCAGGTACATCACGGCAAAGGTGGCGGTTAGCGAAACGGGGACCACGATCCCAGGAATCACGGTGGCGCGCAGGCTGCGCAGAAACAGGAATACCACCAACACCACCAACATCACCGCGATGATCAGAGTGCGCTCGGTATCGCGTACCGACGCCCGGATGGTAGTGGTGCGATCGAGCACGATGGTAGTCTTGATCGCGGGTGGGATGACGGCGTCCAGCTGCGGCAGAGCGGCGCGGATCCGATCGACGGTTTCGATGATGTTGGCTTGAGGCTGGCGGAAAATGATGATCAAGATGCCGGGTTTGCCGTCGACGATCCCCGCGTTGCGAACGTCCTGAACCGAATCGACCACCTGGGCTACGTCTGACACTCGCACCGCCGCACCGTTGTGATAAGCGATAATCAACGGTTTGTAGAGGCTGGCACGCATGAGCTGGTCATTGGCCCCCAACTCGATCGATTCCTGGTTATTGGCTAACTCGCCCTTGGGAATGTTGGCGTTGGCCGCCGCCAAAGCCGCACGGACCTGATCTAGCCCGATGCCATAATTAGTTAGCTGGGTCGGATTGAGCTCCACCCGCACCGCCGGCAAGGCACCACCGCCCACGATGACCTGACCCACGCCCTGAATCTGCGACAGCTTCTGGGCCATGATCGAAGAGGCCAGATCGTAGATCTGGCCGCGCGTAATAGTATCGGAGGTCAACCCCAGCATCATGATCGGCGAATCCGAGGGGTTGACCTTCCGATAGGTCGGGTTTTGCGGCAGCGTGGTGGGTAACTGGCTACGCGCGGCGTTGATCGCCGCCTCGACCTCGCGCGCGGCCGCGTCGATGTCGCGGCTGAGATCAAACTGCAACACGATGGTGGTGAAGCCCAGAGTGCTGCTGGAAGTAAGCTCGGTGAGGCCGGCGATGCGGCCGAATTGGCGCTCGAGCGGAGTTGCCACCGAGGAGGCCATGGTCTGCGGGCTGGCACCCGGAAGTTGGGCTTGGACCTGGATGGTGGGAAAATCGACTTGGGGAATGGGCGAGACCGGCAGATGGCGAAAAGCCAACATCCCCACCAGCATCAGGGCAATCACCAGCAGGGTGGTCGCCACCGGCTTGCGAATAAAGGGATCAGAAATTCCCATGCGCCCGCACCGGGACCAATTCCGGGCGCGCCACCGCGGTACGCGAGCCCGTCAGGCGGCTGGCCAGGCGATCGAAGAACAGGAAAATGACCGGAGTGGTGTACAGCGTAAGCAACTGGCTGAACATCAGGCCGCCGACGATCACGATGCCCAGGGGGCGGCGCAACTCGGCACCGGTCCCCGAGCCCAGCGCTAGCGGCAACCCGCCCAGCATCGCCGCCATCGTGGTCATCAGGATCGGCCGAAAGCGCAAAAGGCAGGCCTGAAAAATTGCCTCTCGCGCCTCCTTGCCCTCGCTACGCTGAGCGTCGAGAGCAAAGTCTATCATCATGATGGCGTTCTTCTCGACTATACCGATGAGCAGGATGACGCCGATAAGCGCGATGATGCTGAAGTGCAGGCCGCATATGAGCAAGGCCAAGATCGCGCCCACTCCCGCCGACGGCAGCGTGGAGAGGATCGTGATCGGATGGATGTAGCTCTCGTAGAGCACACCCAGAACGATGTAAGTGGTGATCAAAGCGGCCAGGATCAGCAGTACCTCGTTGGCCAGTGCGGCTTGAAAGGCTTGCGCTGTGCCCTGGAACTGGGCCTCGATACTGGCGGGCATGCCCAGTTCTTGCTCAGCCTGCTTGATCGCGGTCACCGCGTCACCCAGAGCGTAGCCCGGCGCGGTGTCGAAGGAAATGGTGACCGCAGGAAATTGACCTTGATGATTGATCACCAAGGGAGCGTTGCTCCGTTCGATGTGGGAGATGGCGCTAAGTGGAACCTCGGTGCCACTGCTGGAGGTCAGATAGATATCACTGAGGTCCTTGGGAGTGACCTGAAAGCGCGGATCAACCTCCAGCACCGTGTGATACTGGTTGAGCTGAGTAAAAATCGTGGTAACTTCACGCTGGCCGAAGGCATCGTACAGAGTATTGTCGATTTCCTGCGGCGTGATTCCCATCCGCGCGGCGGTAGCGCGATCGATGATCAACTCGGCTTTCAACCCGTGATCTTCCTGGTCACTGGCAACATCACGCAATTGCGGTAGGGTGCGTAGTTTGGCCACCAGCCGCGGCGCCCAACTCTCCAGTTCCTTGGCCTTAGGATCCTCCAGGCTGTAGTTGTATTCGGTGCGACTGGTCCGATCCTCCACCGTCAGATCCTGGACCGGCTGCATGTACAGAGTGATGCCCTCGATCGCGGCTAGGCGAGGCTGGAGTCGATCGATCACTTGGCGCACTCCCACCTTGCGCACGTCCAGCGGCTTGAGATTAATCAGGAAGCGGCCGCTGTTGACGGTGGTATTGGTGCCATCGATCCCGACGAACGAGGTCAGGCTCTCGACCGCCGGATCCTGTAGTATCACCCGCGCTAACTCCTGCTGGCGCTCCACCATGGCGGGAAACGAGATGGTCTCGGGCGCCTCGGAAATCCCCTGAATTACGCCGGTGTCCTGAACCGGGAAAAAGCCCTTGGGCACGATCATGAATAGCGCGATGGTCAGGGCCAGGGTGGCCAGCGCCACCAGCAGGGTCGCGGTCTGATGTCCCAGCACCCATTCCAGGCTGCGCCCGTAGGCGGCGATGGTGGCCTTGAACCAGCGCTCGGAAGCGCGGAAGAGCCGGCCCTGCCGCTCGGGCGGAGTGTGGTGAAGCAATTTGGCGCACATGGTCGGAGTTAGGGTCAGCGAAACCACGGCTGAGACCAGGATGGTGACGCTCAGGGTAATGGCAAACTCGCGGAACAGGCGACCCACGATATCGCCCATGAACAACAGCGGAATCAGCACCGCGATCAGCGAGACGGTCAAGGACAGAATAGTAAAGCCGATCTGCTCCGAGCCCTTGAGCGCAGCCTCCAGCGGTCGCATCCCATCCTCGATATAGCGCGCGATGTTTTCGATCATCACAATCGCGTCGTCGACCACGAATCCGGTGGAAATGGTCAGCGCCATCAAGGTCAAGTTGTTGAGCGAAAAGCCGAACAAATACATCGCGCCGAAGGTACCCACCAGTGAC
Coding sequences within:
- a CDS encoding multidrug efflux RND transporter permease subunit, which gives rise to MSPSRPFILRPVATSLLMVGLLIAGLFAYRELPVSALPEVDYPTIQVMTFYPGASPDVMASYVTAPLERQFGQVPGLNQMTSNSSFGSSVITLQFALDLNIDVAEQEVQAAINAAATYLPPDLPTPPVYSKVNPADAPILALALTSQHLPLAKVEDLADTRFAQKIAQLPGVGMVSVSGGQKPAVRIQANPTQLAAYGLSLEDLRNAIVAGNVNEAKGAFDGPAQGYTIDANDQLLTSRDYAHLIVAYRNGNPVQLSDVARVVDSAENIKQAAWVNTTPAIILNIKRQPGANIIAVADRIKKLLPQLQASLPSSVKVAVLTDRTTTIRASVRDVEFELMMCVALVVMVIFLFLRTLSATVIPSVAVPLSLVGTFGAMYLFGFSLNNLTLMALTISTGFVVDDAIVMIENIARYIEDGMRPLEAALKGSEQIGFTILSLTVSLIAVLIPLLFMGDIVGRLFREFAITLSVTILVSAVVSLTLTPTMCAKLLHHTPPERQGRLFRASERWFKATIAAYGRSLEWVLGHQTATLLVALATLALTIALFMIVPKGFFPVQDTGVIQGISEAPETISFPAMVERQQELARVILQDPAVESLTSFVGIDGTNTTVNSGRFLINLKPLDVRKVGVRQVIDRLQPRLAAIEGITLYMQPVQDLTVEDRTSRTEYNYSLEDPKAKELESWAPRLVAKLRTLPQLRDVASDQEDHGLKAELIIDRATAARMGITPQEIDNTLYDAFGQREVTTIFTQLNQYHTVLEVDPRFQVTPKDLSDIYLTSSSGTEVPLSAISHIERSNAPLVINHQGQFPAVTISFDTAPGYALGDAVTAIKQAEQELGMPASIEAQFQGTAQAFQAALANEVLLILAALITTYIVLGVLYESYIHPITILSTLPSAGVGAILALLICGLHFSIIALIGVILLIGIVEKNAIMMIDFALDAQRSEGKEAREAIFQACLLRFRPILMTTMAAMLGGLPLALGSGTGAELRRPLGIVIVGGLMFSQLLTLYTTPVIFLFFDRLASRLTGSRTAVARPELVPVRAHGNF